One window of the Rhodococcus sovatensis genome contains the following:
- a CDS encoding sacsin N-terminal ATP-binding-like domain-containing protein encodes MRDPFDTESIRAATLSAWSSSPTRLKEDAATEDDLVRGGYRDRLLTELAQNAADAASRAGILGSMRVWSSGGAVHVANTGAPLDIGGVHALTALRVSAKTDGVGRFGVGFTAVRAVSDDIEFRSAAGGVAFSRSATQQALADAGLSAPGVGIPVLRLVWPSREPPAAGFASEIVLRLRDADADAVLDSMRSEAVDLLLELQSLESIDVAGDVIHRDVEKLDGGLDLVTIGDLRWWQYRTEHARWLIPLVDDVPRPASPDVLRAPTRSDEELSLPVLVVADVAMQPDRRRVLPGADVRGVADGYGDVLAALPGRYRPSFVPVPGFARSAVDGVLRERMLRESTTTAWLLGCSGDDLVPSRATVLPGLTEKLGDVLVDVFPGLVSASLSGPRDATALAAVGVHRLGLAELAEMLTGVAREPSWWRALYDALAPLVVDGIAAEELAALPVPLTDGRTVTGPRTTVLGEDIRAAGAVHWARLVHPDAASPLLSRLGAVEATASDLLSDPAVEALLDDLDWDDTESVETLTESILSLAAAARALPSWLGSLPLTDSEGELRAADELLLPDAPLASVLSKESPFGLVATEVVDRFGAEALRAVGVGWGFGIVTDELPTAPDHELDDEESWWESLPEEPDVLLAVRDLDLVDERRWPQALTQLVTDPGTAAALQDRLGYTAWWLRTHADIDGERLESFRPPSEETFDGLLDPFDHPHADALASALASNRCDSAWFARLIIERLADPLRSPTPAVIARAHRLVADAVIAGRVHLDDLDLPPRIRAISGALVDPDDALVLDRPWLVSVVPAEVAVLSSMETASVLASILDVRTASEAVDAEVVGVGRVSSWDREPRAVLACAALGLELPVGQVVVHRDLVVRLSGAITGERDVAWWVTPDGITHLADGAERPSGR; translated from the coding sequence CTGAGAGATCCGTTCGACACCGAGTCCATCCGGGCCGCAACGCTCTCGGCGTGGTCGTCCTCGCCGACTCGGCTGAAGGAAGATGCCGCCACCGAGGACGACCTCGTTCGCGGTGGCTATCGAGACCGGCTGTTGACGGAACTCGCGCAGAACGCCGCTGATGCAGCCTCCCGCGCAGGCATTCTCGGTTCGATGCGAGTGTGGTCGTCCGGCGGTGCTGTTCATGTTGCCAACACCGGTGCCCCGTTGGACATCGGTGGTGTCCATGCATTGACCGCGCTTCGTGTGTCGGCGAAAACCGACGGTGTCGGCCGGTTCGGGGTCGGGTTCACCGCTGTCCGAGCCGTCAGCGACGACATCGAGTTCCGTTCGGCTGCAGGCGGTGTGGCGTTCAGCAGGAGCGCGACGCAGCAGGCGCTGGCCGACGCTGGGCTGTCCGCACCTGGCGTCGGGATCCCGGTTCTTCGGCTGGTATGGCCGTCCCGCGAGCCACCGGCCGCGGGGTTCGCATCGGAGATCGTGCTGCGGCTTCGCGACGCCGACGCCGACGCCGTATTGGACTCGATGCGCAGCGAGGCCGTGGATCTGCTGCTCGAACTTCAATCCCTCGAGTCGATCGACGTAGCCGGAGATGTGATCCACCGCGACGTCGAGAAACTCGATGGCGGGCTGGACCTGGTCACGATCGGCGATCTTCGATGGTGGCAGTACCGTACCGAGCACGCCAGGTGGCTGATTCCGCTCGTCGACGACGTTCCCCGTCCGGCGAGCCCGGATGTCCTTCGTGCACCGACTCGTTCGGACGAGGAGTTGTCTCTGCCAGTGCTGGTCGTTGCCGACGTGGCGATGCAACCCGATCGTCGCCGCGTCCTTCCCGGAGCCGACGTGCGCGGAGTCGCCGATGGCTACGGCGACGTGCTCGCTGCGCTCCCTGGCCGCTACCGGCCGTCGTTCGTGCCCGTTCCCGGGTTCGCGCGTAGTGCAGTCGACGGTGTGTTGCGAGAGCGGATGCTGCGTGAATCGACCACGACTGCATGGCTTCTCGGATGTTCGGGGGACGATCTCGTGCCGTCGAGAGCGACGGTGTTGCCGGGGTTGACGGAGAAACTGGGCGACGTACTCGTCGACGTCTTCCCCGGACTGGTGTCCGCTTCGTTGTCGGGTCCTCGTGACGCCACTGCACTCGCAGCTGTCGGAGTTCACCGACTCGGTCTCGCCGAGCTTGCCGAGATGCTCACGGGTGTAGCCCGGGAGCCGTCGTGGTGGAGAGCGTTGTACGACGCGTTGGCTCCGCTGGTCGTCGACGGTATCGCCGCGGAAGAGCTTGCTGCGCTACCAGTTCCACTGACCGACGGCCGCACGGTGACGGGGCCTCGAACAACCGTTCTCGGTGAGGACATCCGAGCCGCAGGGGCCGTCCACTGGGCACGACTGGTCCATCCCGACGCTGCCAGTCCACTGTTGTCGCGATTGGGTGCGGTCGAGGCGACGGCGTCCGATCTGTTGTCCGATCCGGCGGTGGAAGCACTCCTCGACGATCTCGACTGGGACGACACGGAATCAGTCGAGACGCTCACCGAGTCGATTCTGTCCCTCGCTGCCGCTGCGCGCGCATTGCCGTCGTGGCTCGGGTCGCTTCCGCTGACCGATTCCGAGGGTGAACTCCGCGCGGCAGACGAACTGCTTCTTCCCGACGCGCCACTGGCAAGTGTGTTGTCGAAGGAATCTCCCTTCGGTCTCGTGGCGACGGAAGTCGTCGACAGGTTCGGTGCAGAGGCGCTTCGCGCGGTCGGAGTCGGATGGGGATTCGGCATCGTCACGGACGAACTTCCGACGGCGCCGGACCACGAACTCGACGACGAGGAGTCGTGGTGGGAGTCGTTGCCGGAGGAGCCCGACGTTCTTCTTGCCGTGCGCGATCTGGACCTGGTGGACGAGCGTCGGTGGCCGCAGGCGTTGACGCAGCTCGTCACCGATCCGGGCACTGCGGCGGCGCTGCAGGACCGGCTCGGTTACACCGCCTGGTGGCTACGCACCCACGCAGACATCGACGGCGAGCGACTGGAGTCCTTCCGGCCCCCGTCCGAGGAGACGTTCGACGGGCTTCTCGACCCCTTCGACCATCCACACGCCGACGCGCTCGCTTCCGCGTTGGCATCGAACAGGTGTGACAGCGCGTGGTTTGCGCGCCTGATCATAGAGCGGCTCGCGGATCCACTGCGCTCACCGACCCCAGCAGTGATTGCGAGGGCACACCGCCTTGTCGCGGATGCTGTCATCGCTGGACGAGTGCATCTCGACGACCTGGACCTGCCACCGAGAATTCGTGCGATCTCGGGTGCGCTGGTCGATCCCGACGATGCGCTCGTGCTCGATCGACCGTGGTTGGTATCCGTCGTGCCCGCCGAGGTCGCGGTGTTGTCCTCGATGGAGACCGCGTCGGTGCTTGCCTCGATACTCGATGTGCGCACCGCCTCGGAGGCGGTCGACGCGGAAGTGGTGGGCGTCGGGCGGGTCAGCTCATGGGACCGGGAGCCGAGGGCAGTGCTGGCCTGTGCGGCCCTCGGATTGGAGCTTCCCGTCGGGCAGGTCGTCGTTCACCGCGATCTCGTCGTTCGGTTGTCCGGAGCGATCACGGGGGAGCGGGATGTTGCGTGGTGGGTGACGCCGGACGGCATCACTCACTTGGCCGACGGAGCGGAGCGTCCGAGTGGACGGTGA
- a CDS encoding phosphatase PAP2 family protein, with amino-acid sequence MFWVITTLGNTVSMFVWSIVGCVLLLRRGRRADAVVVAGAMLTGWGVMSLAKLIFGRERPPIPERLVEISSHSFPSGHATMSALLATVAIAMMLRSTTPWLHRPAVLALPVASSLVIGFSRIYLGAHWTTDVLAGWAFGTLWGLLWIYGSGAVSARNRIAAR; translated from the coding sequence ATGTTCTGGGTGATCACGACGCTCGGGAACACCGTGTCGATGTTCGTCTGGTCGATCGTGGGCTGCGTGTTGCTGCTCAGGAGGGGCAGACGTGCCGACGCCGTCGTAGTGGCAGGTGCGATGCTGACCGGCTGGGGTGTGATGAGCCTGGCGAAGCTGATCTTCGGGCGCGAACGGCCACCGATACCGGAGCGATTGGTCGAGATCTCGTCCCATTCGTTTCCGTCGGGCCACGCCACGATGTCGGCGTTGCTGGCCACGGTGGCGATCGCGATGATGCTGCGATCGACCACCCCGTGGCTGCATCGTCCCGCGGTGCTGGCACTGCCTGTTGCGTCGAGCCTGGTGATCGGGTTTTCTCGGATCTACCTGGGCGCGCATTGGACTACGGATGTGCTCGCGGGTTGGGCGTTCGGGACCCTATGGGGACTGCTGTGGATCTACGGGAGCGGAGCGGTCAGCGCGAGAAATCGGATCGCTGCGCGATGA
- a CDS encoding DUF2530 domain-containing protein: MEREPEPTELSRRLTDPAPVIALGIALWVAATVVVLIVDRWSSALPVCLAGIGVGTVGFVLFLVQRAAARRGSKTAQRGLD, from the coding sequence GTGGAGCGAGAGCCGGAACCGACCGAGCTCAGCCGCAGGCTGACCGACCCCGCGCCCGTCATCGCCCTCGGAATCGCACTGTGGGTGGCGGCAACAGTCGTCGTGCTGATCGTCGATCGATGGTCGTCCGCTCTGCCCGTGTGCCTGGCCGGTATCGGCGTCGGCACCGTCGGCTTCGTACTGTTTCTCGTCCAGCGCGCTGCGGCCAGACGGGGGAGTAAGACTGCCCAGCGTGGCCTCGACTGA
- a CDS encoding NCS2 family permease, producing MAFQSRLLDNYFKITERGSTVGSEVRGGVVTFVAMAYIVVLNPLILGSFSADDAAAKTDVLGNILPVAQVAAVTALVAGFMSILFGIVANYPFGIAAGLGINTLLAVTIAPQVTWPEAMGLVVIDGIIIVLLAVTGFRTAVFNAIPAELKAAIAAGIGAFIAFIGLVDSGFVRRIPDTAGTTVPVGLGIDGSIASWPTAVFVFGLLLMGILVVRKVRGGLLIGIVVTTLVAAIVEAFTDVGPSNGVDPKGWNLSVPILPEQLFRVPDLSLVGDVNLFGAFTRIGVLAASLLVFTLVLANFFDAMGTMTGLGKEAKLVDSKGVLPGIGKALVIEGTGAIAGGGASASSNTVFVESASGIAEGARTGLANVVTGVLFLAAMFLTPLTAIVPIEAAAPALVVVGALMIGQVRDIDFTKFEIALPAFLTILVMPFTYSIANGIGVGFITWVVLAVGRGKIKSVHPLLWIVALLFVAYFSLGPITEAVT from the coding sequence ATGGCTTTCCAGTCCCGGCTCCTGGACAACTATTTCAAGATCACCGAACGAGGATCCACTGTCGGATCCGAGGTACGTGGTGGTGTCGTCACCTTCGTGGCGATGGCCTACATCGTGGTGCTGAATCCGCTTATCCTCGGCAGCTTCTCCGCCGACGACGCAGCGGCCAAGACCGACGTACTCGGCAACATCCTTCCCGTGGCACAAGTCGCGGCGGTCACGGCACTGGTCGCCGGCTTCATGAGCATCCTGTTCGGCATCGTGGCCAACTACCCCTTCGGGATTGCCGCTGGTCTCGGAATCAACACGCTGCTCGCGGTGACGATCGCCCCGCAAGTGACGTGGCCCGAGGCGATGGGCTTGGTCGTTATCGACGGCATCATCATCGTCTTGCTGGCGGTGACCGGTTTCCGGACTGCTGTGTTCAATGCGATTCCGGCTGAGCTCAAAGCGGCAATCGCAGCGGGCATCGGCGCGTTCATCGCGTTCATCGGCCTCGTCGACTCCGGCTTCGTGCGGAGAATTCCCGACACCGCGGGCACAACCGTCCCCGTCGGGCTCGGTATCGACGGCTCCATCGCATCCTGGCCGACGGCCGTATTCGTCTTCGGTCTGCTGCTGATGGGCATCCTCGTCGTCCGGAAGGTGCGGGGCGGTCTGCTGATCGGAATCGTCGTGACCACGCTCGTAGCTGCGATCGTCGAAGCCTTCACCGACGTCGGCCCGTCGAACGGGGTCGATCCGAAGGGCTGGAATCTGAGCGTGCCGATCCTGCCGGAGCAGTTGTTTCGTGTTCCGGATCTGTCGCTCGTCGGAGATGTGAACCTGTTCGGCGCGTTCACCCGTATCGGTGTGCTCGCTGCGAGCCTGCTCGTGTTCACGCTCGTGTTGGCAAACTTCTTCGACGCCATGGGGACGATGACCGGCTTGGGCAAGGAAGCCAAACTCGTCGATTCGAAGGGCGTCTTGCCCGGAATCGGCAAGGCGCTCGTGATCGAGGGGACCGGCGCGATCGCCGGTGGCGGGGCGTCGGCGTCGTCGAACACCGTCTTCGTCGAGTCGGCATCGGGCATCGCCGAGGGTGCGCGAACCGGATTGGCCAACGTCGTGACCGGAGTTCTCTTTCTCGCCGCGATGTTCCTGACGCCGTTGACTGCCATCGTTCCGATCGAAGCTGCCGCTCCAGCCCTGGTCGTCGTGGGTGCGCTGATGATCGGTCAGGTCCGCGACATCGATTTCACGAAGTTCGAGATCGCCCTACCGGCGTTCCTGACGATCCTTGTGATGCCGTTCACGTACTCGATTGCAAACGGTATCGGCGTCGGATTCATCACCTGGGTCGTGCTCGCTGTCGGACGCGGCAAGATCAAGTCGGTTCATCCCTTGCTCTGGATCGTCGCGCTGCTCTTCGTGGCGTATTTTTCGCTTGGACCGATCACCGAGGCGGTTACCTGA
- a CDS encoding MarR family transcriptional regulator, whose protein sequence is MTSGYSVKDNRELASDLSLAVVRLTRHLRGRRVDSQVSLTQLSALATLSREGDMTPGALAARERVQPPSMTRVIASLAELGLVVRTAHPTDGRQVIVSLSPAGQTLIADEASAREAWMTAQLAGLNEGQLTILREAVGIISALVNDSE, encoded by the coding sequence GTGACGTCGGGATATAGCGTTAAGGACAACCGTGAATTGGCCAGCGATCTCTCGCTGGCCGTCGTGCGTTTGACTCGCCACCTGAGGGGGAGGAGGGTCGACTCGCAGGTGTCGTTGACTCAACTGTCAGCTCTCGCGACGCTGAGCCGTGAGGGCGATATGACGCCCGGAGCGCTCGCCGCTCGTGAGCGAGTGCAGCCACCCTCGATGACGCGGGTCATCGCATCGTTGGCAGAGTTGGGTCTGGTCGTGCGTACAGCTCACCCCACCGATGGCCGCCAGGTCATCGTGTCGTTGTCCCCAGCAGGGCAGACGTTGATCGCGGACGAGGCCAGCGCACGCGAGGCATGGATGACCGCGCAGCTGGCGGGATTGAACGAGGGTCAGCTCACCATCCTGCGCGAAGCGGTCGGGATCATCAGCGCGCTCGTGAACGACTCGGAGTAG
- a CDS encoding MFS transporter, with product MFAALHTRNYRLWASGQIVSLIGTWMQRVAQDWLVLTLSGGNGFAVGIVMALQFGPTLILSVWGGVLADRYDKRKLLMITQAFAAACGLVLGVLDVGNVVELWHVYVIAFILGCSSAIDAPVRQSFTIEMVGEKTLANAIALNSMTFNMARIIGPAISGVLITFVGTGWVFLINAVSFAAVFGALVAMRAKDLYSVERAPRAKGQVRAGFAYVWGRPDLRVLLATIFMVSTFGLNFPLSLAVLARNSFGSGADAYGLLSTTLAVGTLLGATLAARRATAPRLRLFIGAVLGFGIFELLVGLMPNYILVAVLLIPTGALNLTFSTSAMNILQMSVPSDMRGRVMGIYMLCFLGGTPIGNPVLGWLADVVDPRAPLIVGGVVSVASGLFAAVYLLRHNNLRVRVSRQATGRRLPVLDVLQIQP from the coding sequence ATCTTTGCTGCGCTACACACGCGCAACTACCGATTGTGGGCGTCGGGGCAGATCGTGTCGCTCATCGGTACCTGGATGCAGCGCGTCGCGCAGGATTGGCTTGTTCTGACGCTGTCCGGCGGCAACGGGTTTGCCGTCGGTATCGTCATGGCGCTCCAGTTCGGGCCGACTCTGATCCTGTCGGTGTGGGGCGGTGTACTCGCCGACAGGTACGACAAACGCAAGCTCCTGATGATCACCCAGGCTTTCGCAGCGGCGTGCGGCCTCGTTCTCGGCGTACTCGACGTCGGCAACGTCGTCGAACTGTGGCACGTCTACGTCATCGCGTTCATTCTCGGTTGCTCGTCGGCCATCGACGCCCCGGTACGTCAGTCGTTCACGATCGAAATGGTCGGCGAGAAGACGCTGGCCAACGCAATTGCATTGAACTCCATGACGTTCAACATGGCGCGCATCATCGGCCCCGCGATCTCGGGTGTGCTGATCACGTTCGTCGGCACCGGCTGGGTGTTCCTGATCAATGCAGTGTCGTTCGCCGCCGTGTTCGGTGCGCTGGTCGCCATGCGGGCGAAAGATCTGTACTCGGTCGAACGGGCACCGCGAGCCAAGGGGCAGGTCCGCGCTGGATTCGCCTATGTGTGGGGAAGACCGGATCTCCGAGTGCTGCTTGCGACGATCTTCATGGTGTCTACGTTCGGCCTGAATTTTCCGCTGAGTCTGGCAGTGCTGGCACGCAACTCCTTCGGCAGTGGCGCCGACGCGTACGGGCTCCTGTCGACGACGCTTGCTGTCGGCACCCTGCTGGGTGCGACGCTCGCTGCCCGCCGTGCCACCGCGCCGCGGTTACGCCTGTTCATCGGAGCCGTGCTCGGCTTCGGCATCTTCGAACTGCTCGTTGGACTGATGCCGAATTACATTCTCGTTGCGGTGCTGCTGATCCCGACGGGCGCGCTGAACCTGACGTTCTCGACCTCGGCGATGAACATTCTGCAGATGTCCGTGCCCTCGGACATGCGCGGCCGGGTGATGGGCATCTACATGTTGTGCTTCCTCGGTGGAACACCGATCGGCAACCCGGTGCTCGGTTGGCTCGCTGACGTCGTCGATCCTCGGGCGCCGCTGATCGTGGGCGGCGTCGTATCGGTGGCATCGGGACTGTTCGCGGCCGTGTATCTGCTGCGGCACAACAATCTCCGGGTCCGAGTGTCCCGGCAGGCGACCGGGCGTCGGCTGCCTGTGTTGGATGTGCTTCAGATCCAGCCGTGA
- a CDS encoding response regulator transcription factor, with the protein MIRVLLADDENLIRTALATMLALEDDIEIVAQTESGESAVTAAKEFAPDVAVLDLQMGGIDGIEAASAIAAAVPSCASIIVTSHGRPGYLKKALSAGVRGFLPKTTSASTLAEVVRTVHGGGRYVDPTLAAEAIGAGDSPLTPRESDVLEFAADGATVAEIAARAHLSQGTTRNYLSAAAAKLGAANRHEASAIARRHGWI; encoded by the coding sequence ATGATTCGAGTACTGCTTGCCGACGACGAGAATCTGATCCGCACGGCGCTCGCGACAATGCTGGCGCTGGAAGACGACATCGAGATCGTCGCACAGACGGAATCCGGCGAAAGCGCTGTCACCGCCGCGAAGGAATTCGCCCCCGACGTCGCTGTTCTCGATCTGCAGATGGGTGGCATCGACGGCATCGAGGCGGCCTCCGCGATCGCTGCGGCAGTCCCGTCGTGCGCGTCGATCATCGTCACCAGTCACGGCCGTCCCGGGTACCTGAAGAAGGCGCTATCGGCGGGAGTGCGCGGTTTTCTCCCGAAGACCACTTCGGCGTCGACGCTCGCCGAGGTCGTACGCACTGTGCACGGCGGTGGACGCTACGTCGATCCCACACTTGCGGCAGAGGCAATCGGGGCCGGGGACTCGCCGTTGACTCCGAGAGAGTCCGACGTACTCGAATTCGCAGCCGACGGCGCAACAGTGGCTGAGATCGCTGCTCGTGCACACCTCTCCCAGGGCACGACAAGAAACTATCTGTCCGCGGCAGCCGCGAAGCTCGGTGCGGCCAACCGCCACGAGGCGTCGGCGATCGCACGCCGTCACGGCTGGATCTGA
- a CDS encoding sensor histidine kinase yields the protein MELRRYLDPRTTWRDTSEVDKVRLYTRQSFVGIVLAFTVPGLVESISNASWLSAVALSVSAVAAVFVLLRLPRIGGTGAGSIRIPLAVSVGAAILAGVTGAAAVPVWALLVGSIPVCVLLTPVWTLVLAIALGVATSMTRFGVPGAVTAFAVVMLMSATARLSIWLLRIVTELDDSRHAAAQLSVAEERLRFSRDLHDVVGRALSAVAVKSELAAMLSRRGDDRAAAQMDEVRELAQQSMAEARQLVRGYRSIDLEAELGGAASLLSAAGIDTEVHGAAESVAPEFAEAAAWVVREGATNILRHSEATRCRIEVTHDSLRITNNRPRASTSTDGTGLAGLAERLAAVGGTLDTTGDSDEFTVTATFAPRVAS from the coding sequence ATGGAACTGAGGCGCTATCTCGACCCCCGCACCACGTGGCGGGACACCTCGGAGGTCGACAAGGTGCGGCTGTACACCCGGCAGTCGTTCGTGGGAATCGTCCTGGCCTTCACGGTCCCCGGCTTGGTCGAGTCGATCTCGAACGCGTCCTGGTTGTCGGCGGTAGCACTGAGTGTGTCCGCCGTGGCTGCGGTGTTCGTGTTGTTGCGGTTACCACGCATCGGCGGAACCGGGGCCGGAAGCATCCGCATCCCCCTTGCAGTGAGTGTCGGGGCCGCAATCCTCGCCGGGGTGACCGGAGCTGCCGCAGTTCCGGTCTGGGCATTGCTGGTCGGATCGATCCCCGTATGCGTCCTCCTCACTCCTGTATGGACATTGGTACTCGCGATCGCACTCGGTGTAGCGACGTCGATGACTCGCTTCGGAGTGCCCGGAGCGGTGACGGCTTTCGCTGTGGTGATGCTCATGTCTGCGACTGCGCGACTGTCGATCTGGTTGCTGCGCATCGTGACCGAGCTGGATGATTCGCGCCACGCCGCAGCACAATTGTCGGTTGCCGAAGAGCGACTGAGGTTCTCCCGGGACCTACACGACGTGGTGGGCCGGGCGTTGTCGGCCGTCGCAGTGAAAAGCGAACTGGCGGCCATGCTCTCACGCCGGGGCGACGACCGAGCGGCAGCACAGATGGACGAGGTTCGCGAGCTGGCGCAGCAGTCGATGGCCGAGGCTCGCCAGCTCGTACGAGGGTATCGGTCGATCGACCTCGAAGCAGAACTCGGCGGTGCCGCGTCGCTTCTGAGCGCCGCGGGCATCGATACCGAAGTTCATGGTGCAGCCGAATCGGTGGCACCCGAGTTCGCCGAGGCTGCGGCGTGGGTCGTGCGTGAGGGCGCCACCAACATCCTCCGGCACTCGGAGGCCACTCGTTGCCGCATCGAGGTGACACACGATTCGCTCCGTATCACCAACAATCGTCCACGTGCATCGACGTCGACGGACGGGACCGGTCTCGCGGGACTGGCCGAACGCCTGGCAGCCGTCGGGGGAACCCTCGACACGACCGGTGATTCGGACGAATTCACCGTGACCGCGACGTTCGCACCTAGGGTGGCATCATGA
- a CDS encoding ABC transporter permease encodes MSTMTTLSRAEFTLLVRNRVLLFNALVMPLLFPVVFLFIGREDGALPDAIVSSALEVFALFLLVFLVYYNLLSSYATRRDELVLKRLRTGEATDNQILLGPAVPSFALTALLTVVVAGIVLVLGGNLPVNPLLLVAALGGGAAMFAALALITSTFTRNAEAAQITSLPIILLAMAGTSFMRDIAPDSLAPVIDLTPIAAVLDLVNLGWIGTTDPTTDSLSFAETFSPALQPLLVIAAWIVGSIVIAKTHFRWEPRA; translated from the coding sequence ATGAGCACCATGACCACACTGTCCCGGGCGGAGTTCACGCTGCTGGTCCGCAACCGCGTACTGCTGTTCAACGCGCTCGTCATGCCGCTTCTGTTCCCGGTGGTGTTCCTGTTCATCGGGCGCGAAGACGGCGCCCTGCCCGACGCCATCGTGTCCTCGGCGCTCGAGGTATTCGCCCTCTTCCTCTTGGTGTTTCTCGTCTACTACAACCTGTTGTCGTCCTACGCGACGAGGCGGGACGAGTTGGTACTCAAGCGACTTCGCACCGGCGAAGCGACCGACAATCAGATCCTCCTCGGCCCCGCGGTACCGTCGTTCGCGCTGACCGCGCTGCTCACGGTCGTCGTCGCCGGTATCGTCCTCGTTCTCGGTGGCAACCTGCCGGTCAATCCTCTGCTGCTCGTCGCGGCCCTGGGTGGAGGTGCTGCGATGTTCGCGGCGCTAGCCCTGATCACGTCGACGTTCACCAGAAATGCCGAAGCAGCGCAGATCACCAGCTTGCCGATCATTCTGCTGGCGATGGCGGGTACTTCCTTCATGCGTGACATCGCGCCGGACTCCCTCGCCCCGGTCATCGACCTGACTCCGATCGCGGCGGTCCTGGATCTGGTCAACCTCGGTTGGATCGGCACGACGGATCCGACGACGGATTCACTCTCGTTCGCCGAGACTTTCTCCCCCGCCCTGCAGCCACTGCTCGTCATCGCGGCATGGATCGTCGGTTCGATCGTGATCGCCAAGACGCACTTCCGCTGGGAACCGCGCGCGTAG